The following proteins are encoded in a genomic region of Cygnus olor isolate bCygOlo1 chromosome 11, bCygOlo1.pri.v2, whole genome shotgun sequence:
- the LOC121076335 gene encoding cytochrome P450 1A4-like has product MHIKQGRRGARYLAAGSGPRRSAAPRGSSMAAGMEAAMGLAGSPGGVSATEVLLAATVFCLLLLLAQPLRRRVPKGLKPPPGPRGLPVVGNALELRKDPHLALTRLSQKYGDVMEVAIGTQPVLVLSGLDTLRQALVRQGEDFMGRPDLPSFKYISNGQSLAFSPDAGDVWKARRRLAQNALKTFSIAASPTSSSSCLLEEHVSKEAAYLVTKFLQLMEEEQSFDPYRYLVVSVANVICAMCFGKRYDHNDQELLSLVNDSNEFGDVAAAGNPSDFIPLLRYLPSRTMDLFKDINRRFNLFIEKIVQDHYATFNKEHIRDITDSLIGHCQERKTTGEDTHIQLSDQSIIAIVNDLFGAGFDTVTTALSWCLMYAAFYPDIQKKIQDELDQTIGRERRPRLSDRGTLPYTEAFILEMFRHSSFLPFTIPHRTTKATALNGYYIPKDTCVFVNQWQVNHDEKLWQDPSAFKPERFLNAAGTEINRTESDKVLTFGLGRRRCIGESIGRWEVFLFLTTLLQQLEFSLAPGEAVDITPQYGLTMKYKKCERFQIKRRFLSNGSP; this is encoded by the exons ATGCATATAAAGCAGGGCCGGCGGGGCGCCCGGTACCTGGCGGCGGGATCGGGCCCCCGAAGGAGCGCTGCGCCCCGAG GATCCTCGatggcagcagggatggaggctGCGATGGGGCTGGCGGGGAGCCCCGGCGGTGTCTCAGCCACCGAGGTCCTGCTGGCGGCCACCGtcttctgcctgctcctgctgctcgcCCAGCCCCTGCGGCGCCGCGTGCCCAAGGGGCTGaagccccccccgggcccccgcGGCCTCCCCGTTGTGGGCAACGCGCTGGAGCTGAGGAAGGACCCGCACCTGGCCCTGACGCGGCTGAGCCAGAAGTACGGGGACGTGATGGAGGTGGCTATCGGCACCCAGCCCGTGCTGGTGCTGAGCGGGCTGGACACCCTGCGGCAGGCGCTGGTGAGGCAAGGGGAGGACTTCATGGGGCGCCCCGACCTCCCCAGCTTTAAGTACATCTCCAACGGGCAGAGCCTGGCCTTCAGCCCCGACGCAGGGGATGTGTGGAAAGCGCGCCGCAGGCTGGCCCAGAACGCCCTGAAGACCTTCTCCATTGCCGCCAGCCCCACGTCGtcctccagctgcctcctggAGGAGCACGTCTCCAAGGAGGCCGCCTACCTGGTCACCAAGTTCCTGCAGCTgatggaggaggagcagagcttCGACCCGTACCGCTACCTGGTGGTCTCGGTGGCCAACGTCATCTGCGCCATGTGCTTCGGCAAGCGCTACGACCACAACGaccaggagctgctcagcctggtCAACGACAGCAATGAATTTGGGGACGTGGCGGCTGCTGGCAACCCCTCGGACTTCATCCCGCTGCTCCGCTACCTGCCCAGCCGCACCATGGATCTCTTTAAGGACATCAACAGACGCTTCAACTTGTTCATAGAGAAAATTGTCCAGGACCATTACGCCACCTTTAACAAG GAGCACATCAGGGACATCACCGACTCGCTGATCGGGCACTGCCAGGAGAGGAAGACAACAGGGGAGGACACCCACATCCAGCTCTCCGACCAGAGCATCATCGCCATCGTCAACGACCTCTTTGGGGCAG GCTTTGACACCGTGACAACCGCCCTGTCCTGGTGCCTCATGTACGCCGCCTTTTACCCCGACATCCAGAAGAAGATCCAGGATGAGCTGG ATCAGACCATTGGCCGGGAGAGGAGACCGCGGCTGTCAGACCGAGGCACGCTGCCCTACACGGAAGCCTTCATCCTGGAGATGTTCAGGCactcttccttcctgcccttcacCATCCCGCACAG GACGACGAAAGCCACTGCTCTGAATGGCTACTACATCCCCAAGGACACCTGCGTGTTCGTCAACCAGTGGCAGGTGAACCATGACGA AAAGCTCTGGCAGGACCCCTCCGCCTTCAAGCCCGAGCGGTTCCTCAACGCAGCCGGGACTGAGATCAACAGGACGGAGAGCGACAAAGTGCTGACGTTCGGCCTGGGGAGGAGGCGCTGCATCGGCGAGTCCATCGGCCGCTGGGAggttttcctcttcctcaccaccttgctgcagcagctggagttcAGCCTGGCCCCGGGCGAGGCGGTGGACATCACCCCTCAGTACGGGCTGACCATGAAGTACAAGAAGTGTGAGCGCTTCCAGATAAAGAGGCGCTTCCTCTCCAACGGCTCACCGTGA
- the LOC121076337 gene encoding cytochrome P450 1A5-like gives MAAGMEAAMGLAGSPGGVSATEVLLAATVFCLLLLLAQPLRRRVPKGLKPPPGPRGLPVVGNALELRKDPHLALTRLSQKYGDVMEVAIGTQPVLVLSGLDTLRQALVRQGEDFMGRPDLPSFRHITDGQSLGFSPDAGDVWKARRRLAQNALKTFSIAASPTSSSSCLLEEHVSKEAAYLVTKFLQLMEEEQSFDPYRYLVVSVANVICAMCFGKRYDHNDQELLSLVNVSEQFGDVAAAGNLSDFIPLLRYLPSRSMDLFKDINKRLIHFLQAIVKEHYETYDKDNIRDITDSLIEQCLQKKEASTAARIPNKKIVNLVNDLFGAGFDTVTTALSWCLLYLVTYPDIQKRIQAELDQTIGRERRPRLLDQGTLPYTEAFILEMFRHSSFLPFTIPHSTTRDTVLNGYYIPKGRCVFINQWQVNHDEKLWKNPHVFNPERFLNAKGTEVNKEDGEKVLVFGLGKRRCIGEFIARRQVFLFLTTLLQQLEFSVRDGRKVDMTPRYGLVIKHKRCEHFQVKQRFPMASLS, from the exons atggcagcagggatggaggctGCGATGGGGCTGGCGGGGAGCCCCGGCGGTGTCTCAGCCACCGAGGTCCTGCTGGCGGCCACCGtcttctgcctgctcctgctgctcgcCCAGCCCCTGCGGCGCCGCGTGCCCAAGGGGCTGaagccccccccgggcccccgcGGCCTCCCCGTTGTGGGCAACGCGCTGGAGCTGAGGAAGGACCCGCACCTGGCCCTGACGCGGCTGAGCCAGAAGTACGGGGACGTGATGGAGGTGGCCATCGGCACCCAGCCCGTGCTGGTGCTGAGCGGGCTGGACACCCTGCGGCAGGCGCTGGTGAGGCAAGGGGAGGACTTCATGGGGCGCCCCGACCTCCCCAGCTTCCGACACATCACGGACGGGCAGAGCCTGGGCTTCAGCCCCGACGCAGGGGATGTGTGGAAAGCGCGCCGCAGGCTGGCCCAGAACGCCCTGAAGACCTTCTCCATTGCCGCCAGCCCCACGTCGtcctccagctgcctcctggAGGAGCACGTCTCCAAGGAGGCCGCCTACCTGGTCACCAAGTTCCTGCAGCTgatggaggaggagcagagcttCGACCCGTACCGCTACCTGGTGGTCTCGGTGGCCAACGTCATCTGCGCCATGTGCTTCGGCAAGCGCTACGACCACAACGaccaggagctgctcagcctggtCAACGTCAGCGAGCAGTTCGGGGACGTGGCGGCTGCTGGCAACCTCTCGGACTTCATCCCGCTGCTCCGCTACCTGCCCAGCCGCAGCATGGATCTCTTTAAGGACATCAACAAGCGGCTCATCCATTTCCTGCAGGCGATTGTCAAGGAGCACTACGAGACGTATGACAAG gACAACATCCGAGACATCACCGACTCCCTCATCGAGCAGtgcctgcagaagaaagaagccAGCACCGCCGCGCGGATCCCTAACAAGAAGATTGTCAACCTGGTCAACGACCTCTTCGGAGCAG GCTTTGACACCGTGACAACCGCCCTGTCCTGGTGCCTCTTGTACCTGGTGACGTACCCCGACATCCAGAAGAGGATCCAGGCTGAACTGG ATCAGACCATCGGCCGGGAGAGGAGACCGCGGCTGTTGGACCAAGGCACGCTGCCCTACACGGAAGCCTTCATCCTGGAGATGTTCAGGCactcttccttcctgcccttcacCATCCCACACAG CACGACCAGGGACACGGTGCTGAACGGCTACTACATCCCAAAGGGCCGTTGCGTGTTCATCAACCAGTGGCAGGTGAACCATGATGA GAAACTTTGGAAGAACCCACACGTTTTCAACCCGGAGCGTTTCCTCAATGCCAAAGGGACTGAGGTGAACAAAgaggatggggagaaggtgctGGTCTTcggcctggggaagaggaggtgcATTGGGGAGTTCATCGCCAGGAGGCAGGTCTTCCTTTTCCTGACcaccttgctgcagcagctggagttcAGTGTCCGCGACGGCAGGAAGGTGGACATGACGCCGCGCTACGGACTGGTCATCAAGCATAAGCGATGCGAACACTTCCAGGTCAAGCAGCGCTTCCCCATGGCGAGCTTGAGCTGA